CTTCCACAATTCGAAAGCCGGCTTGCTCCATCCATTGGCGACTGTCTTGAATCGTAAAACATTCGCCACATTCTGTGTTCACTAAAATATGGACAGCAAAGGCTGTCGTCCAGGCAGGGCTGGTTTTAGCCGGATCCAAGAACCGGTCTTTGATGATCAGTCGCCCTCCCTCTGTCAAACAGGCAAATACTTTCTTCACTAGTGCCGCATTGGTACTGCCATCCTGATAATGCAGAATATCCGACATGAGGGCCAGGTCATAAGACCCCTGAAATGCATCGACATGAAAATTGCCCCCTTGCAAATGTATACGATCCCCTAATCCGGCACGATCTACATGGTCTTTGGTCAGCTTCAAGGTTTGCGGGAGATCAAAAACCGTAGCGGACAATCCGGGATGCTCCAGGCAAAAGGCAATGGCATTGGTTCCGGCCCCACCACCAATATCCAGCATCCGTACCGTTCCGTGAATGGGGACACTTTTCGCCAATCCCTGCCCACTTCCCTGCCCGATTCGATCCAGGACGGTGAGCACATGGGCTCCCAATTCCGGATTCGTTTCAAAAACATGTTGCGTCACAGGTGACCGCCCGGTTTTTACGGTCTGTTCCAATTGCCCCCAATGACTCCACTCAGCGTCATGCAACAGTAATAAATGGCCCACATACTCTGAGCTTGATTGCACCAAATGTCGTTCAGCCACAGGAGTATTGGTATACAGCTTCTCTCCCTTCGTTAACACACGCATCGCCACTAGTGCGTTCATGACCAACTCCAAAGCCCGAGAATTGAGCTTCAGGGAATCGGCAACCTCATTGACCGTGAGCGAATGTCCCTTGAGGGCGGTAAAGAGATCCAGCTTAACAGCAGTAAGGAGAATTTTGGTTTCCCAGTAGTATCCTATCTGGAAAATATCTGCGAGAGACGATTCACGAATCACATGGGGCCTCAAACTCAACTGGCAACATGAAAAATCATTTTCGATGTCGATCTTAACGGGGTCATTTTGCGAGGTCAAATGCTGAACGATCAGAAAAATAATCTACCCTTCTCCACAAAAAACAAGGGCAACTAGCTCATGGCTAGTTGCCCTTGAAGAAATCCTCTGCCTCAATCGAAAGAGACTTATTTGATCTCGAAATTGGCTTCGACGGTTCCCCCGTCTTTCACATCCACATCGGCTTCTACTTGGCCGGCAATAGGATGCCAGGCCACTACTTTATGCTTGCCGGCAGGCACGTCCTTAATTTCGAAAGTTCCATCCGCACCAGCCACACCATAATGCCCATTGGTGACGGGCAAATACCAGCCTTGCATAAATTCATGCTGGTCACATTGCAACCGCAACACAGACCCCTTTTTCGACATTTTCAATTTGACACTTTTCTCTAAAGAATCGCCTTTTTTGGCCAGACCGATATTGAATTCGGTGCTGGACTTGGCACCCAATTGATCAAAGCTATGCGGGTTGTGCAACACCCCTTCAGCCGATTTAGGATCGCTGGGATCGGCATCGTTGTTAACGACCTTAAACAGGCCCTTACTCACGGCTACTCCGGTATATGGCCTAAACTCACACAATTCCGCCTCCACCAATTGGGGAGCCTCTTTATCCGCTTTGTCTAAAAATGCTTTATCCTTAATATCAGTAACAGCGACGACCGCGTGCTTTAACCCCTTGCTTCCGTCTACTTCCACTTCTTTGAGAAGCCGAGTTTCACCATCCGCACTTTTGCTCTCATTTTTTTTGCAAAACGCTTCATTGGGAAATTTTGAGAAGGCAAATTCTTTGGGCGGTGGAACTTCTCCGGTAAATGTGACTTTCCCTTTAATTGTTCCCCCGGCCTGAGCGACTAATGGGGCAGCAATAAGAATGCAGCCCACTAAAAAAGACATAGTTAAAGACTGACGATTCCTCATGATTCTTCCTCCTAGTTAAGAATGAAATTGAGTTGACGTGGGAAAACAACCTAACTTGATGAGATCAACCCCTTCTACCCCGGCCAGGTATAAAAAGGCTGATCTTGAAATGGATCGTCCGACAGCACCCACTTCCGTATATATCAGGAATAAAAAAAACGTGTCAAGAAACCCAACAGGAACTAGGTCCTTTGCGCTAAACCTTAGGCCTTTTAGTTCGCTGAAAAATGAAAAGGGTTGAAACACCCGATAATCCCCTAAAATTCAGACTGGTAATTAGGCAGCTTCGCTCATTGTCGAACAGGGGCTCTGAGTACGGCCATCATGTCAGCCACACTCTGTTTCATGTCCTCGGCATGAAAAACCGGAGCGGAACACAGCCGGTCAGTACAGATAAATGCTGCGGGTCGTTCGTCATAGGGAAAAATAATGTCACCCCATTTCGGCTGTCCCTCCTTGGGATCAAAATTTTTCACAATTTTTCCAGGGCAAAACATTCGCTGACCTTCCATCATTAAAATTCTGGTCATGGCATCGTCAAAATCTCCCACCACCGCAATATGAATAGGTATCCGAAACCATTGATCGATAGCCAAACCGGACAATGCGAGGGGAAGAGGTTGCCGGGACATGACCATGGCCTGCAACGTGCTCTCAGCAATGGAGCGATACGTGTGCTTCTCCGTCGAATGAAAAAGATCAAGGTACCAGAGAACGGCTTGAAAATTCTCCTTCACCGGTTTGGTGGGGAATTTCAGAAGACCGAATGTACCTGGAATCTGTGGATGATCAAAAAATCCTCCATTCGCCGAATCGTGCAATAACCGCTGGGTCACTTGGGCAAGGGCTTCAGCATTTTGCAAA
Above is a window of Candidatus Nitrospira neomarina DNA encoding:
- a CDS encoding methyltransferase — translated: MIRESSLADIFQIGYYWETKILLTAVKLDLFTALKGHSLTVNEVADSLKLNSRALELVMNALVAMRVLTKGEKLYTNTPVAERHLVQSSSEYVGHLLLLHDAEWSHWGQLEQTVKTGRSPVTQHVFETNPELGAHVLTVLDRIGQGSGQGLAKSVPIHGTVRMLDIGGGAGTNAIAFCLEHPGLSATVFDLPQTLKLTKDHVDRAGLGDRIHLQGGNFHVDAFQGSYDLALMSDILHYQDGSTNAALVKKVFACLTEGGRLIIKDRFLDPAKTSPAWTTAFAVHILVNTECGECFTIQDSRQWMEQAGFRIVEELEPRAMIQGTK
- a CDS encoding carboxypeptidase-like regulatory domain-containing protein; translation: MRNRQSLTMSFLVGCILIAAPLVAQAGGTIKGKVTFTGEVPPPKEFAFSKFPNEAFCKKNESKSADGETRLLKEVEVDGSKGLKHAVVAVTDIKDKAFLDKADKEAPQLVEAELCEFRPYTGVAVSKGLFKVVNNDADPSDPKSAEGVLHNPHSFDQLGAKSSTEFNIGLAKKGDSLEKSVKLKMSKKGSVLRLQCDQHEFMQGWYLPVTNGHYGVAGADGTFEIKDVPAGKHKVVAWHPIAGQVEADVDVKDGGTVEANFEIK